The sequence AGAGGTTCTGCTGTCATAGTAGACACAGCAAAAGCTGCCGGCGGTTCAGGTGTAGGCTGTGTAATGGGGGTCAAAAAACTTAAAGCTATAGTTGTCAGGGGTACTGGGTCTGTTACAGTGTGCAACCCCCACTATTTTATGGCCGAAGTTGAAAAAGCCTTTGAACAGTGTGCAGCAGAGCCAACCGCACCGATTATGAGAAAATCTCTGACTAATTATTATGCAGATCCCAAATTTGAAGGTTGGGATCAGATAATGGTAGTGCGCAACGGCCAAGACGAATGGTGGCCCGACTCAAAGAAATTACAGCTGATGAATCCGGAGACCGGTGCACCCAGCCATAGGGCAGGAATGCGTGCGTGCTTCAACTGTCCGACCGGATGCATGTCATTTATGAAGATGAAGAAAGGACCTCATACCGGCTACACTGGCGAAGGGTTTTGGGTCAATACTCTCATGGGGCATGCGTGCAGAATGGATAACAGTGAACCTGATTCTGTGGTTTACTCATGGCTGAAAAATAATGACCTGGGCATGGATTCAGATTATGCCGCATCTACATGTGCTTGGGTATTTGAGCTTTATGAAAAAGGAATTATCACAAAAGAGGACACGGACGGCTTAGAACTTGAGTTTGGCAATGGCGAAGTTTTCATTGAGCTAATGACGCGCATTGCATACCGGAGGGGCGCTTTCGCAAATATGCTTGCCGATGGAGCGGTACAAGCCGCAGAAAAAATAGGCAGGAATGCAATTTATTATCTTGCCAATATGAAGGGACAGCCATCAATCGAACCATTTCGCGCATGCAGGGGGTGGGGGCTTGCAGTGGCAACTTCCCCAGTCGCAGGGCGACATCTTAGGGGATCTTCTATCGGGACAAACCGTTTTGGGCCTAGGCCCCGTCCCTCGAGTATGCCAGTAAACCCAAAAGTCTTCGAGGATCAGCCTAAAATCTGTTACTGGCAGGGACGTAGCAAGGAATTAGAAGATAGTTTCGGAATCTGTAATTATGCGGGAACGT comes from Synergistes jonesii and encodes:
- a CDS encoding aldehyde ferredoxin oxidoreductase family protein, translating into MRQAHLACNNCLAGKILRVNLSTKKIWTEPTEPYAMLALGGRGINSLIMLRDIPVGTKWYDRENLLCFGVGSLVGTMVPGAARVDVSSINVFSGGKGSANVGGFWGAELKFAGFDNIIVSGISDKPVYLWVHDGEAELMDASFVWGKSINESERVIRAAHGNDPCIEIAQIGPSGENQVRGSAVIVDTAKAAGGSGVGCVMGVKKLKAIVVRGTGSVTVCNPHYFMAEVEKAFEQCAAEPTAPIMRKSLTNYYADPKFEGWDQIMVVRNGQDEWWPDSKKLQLMNPETGAPSHRAGMRACFNCPTGCMSFMKMKKGPHTGYTGEGFWVNTLMGHACRMDNSEPDSVVYSWLKNNDLGMDSDYAASTCAWVFELYEKGIITKEDTDGLELEFGNGEVFIELMTRIAYRRGAFANMLADGAVQAAEKIGRNAIYYLANMKGQPSIEPFRACRGWGLAVATSPVAGRHLRGSSIGTNRFGPRPRPSSMPVNPKVFEDQPKICYWQGRSKELEDSFGICNYAGTWSGANYQTIENFASYAKNAMGLDTTPEELMEYYAPIGRNLEKAFNTLHTKLDRKDDMPPLRFQREPIKSGPNAGMRAEPEGYNKMLDMFYELWGWDVTTGLQTRSTLERLGLREVAEKLASVGKLIEK